gggcagttgattggagaagctcaaagcagagcacagttgcacagtctacaatggaagtagaatacattgctgcctcagaagctgctcaagaagctgtctggattaggaagtttattgctgaactcggagtagttcccagcattgaatcccctatgtaaatgtactgtgataattcaagtgctattatacttgcgaaagaatcacgtgtacgtaaaggtagcagacacattcttcgaaagtttgactacattcaagaaatcattgagaggaatgatattagtattcttaaggttcatacagatgataatgtggctgactcaTTCATGAAGCCCAtaacacacaacaagcatgatgatcatgctagtagtattggacttcgttatgctgtcgatctttttaatttgtaatttagtatttggatattttttgaacattaagcagttttatcttaatgaattgatatatagttagtatgatcagtttcatttatatcactattttctatattagcatgtttaatccatgaataattgttgattatttaaaatctccataatcggttatgttatgggaataacatgaattaagattaatatgaaattttggttatattcattgatgatgaatagttaacttattGAGACCAAAAtttatatgtattcattgatgatgaatattggaatgacccaaccatgagatgtcactacatggatcgtagtcagtagtgaatattttagtgattatgtttttatgtccttagacttgagatgcacgccagttttgatgtgtggaacattgtactttgatatggttaaatgatGTCCTGAATAagactgttataaaggccattatggggtataatgtaaagctcgtgatagacacatgtatgcaatataggatttgatcctctaatatgtttggagttcgatactttttgagctcctcgatgaatgaataagatatttgtgtagccgcacccaaatgtaattaagatgatacttaattagtttggtgatctaattcagttctaagatcgagaaacaaaattgttaaacaaatgagaatgatcgatgatccatatctcaagtttaactaaagtatatgAAACAAAAGgatgaatgacatttaaaacttaccatgaaaagtttcgagaaactaccctcacatgaatttggggacaatgacgtgttgctagacacttaccattgtttgtatagttacttggtgtcgTGCCATGCACAAgtaggagtctgtaggattaatgtacaaggtacaacatataactatatgaccaacctcatttgagccttcggggtcacacacatatatatcgagacgtcaaataaaatatatatgatgtatatatattactcaagtaacaaaatagtaaatcaaaattaattcatttactatttttatgaatagtaaatgaattgaaattaattaatttactattcacatgaaagcgacatgatagaaattattaattataagttatataatatacccctaaagtatttgagaaatacgactttgaaAAAGAAAATTACAAAAGAAGTTAAAACGCGTAAATCATAAATACGACTTTCAAAAAGGAAAATATATCCGTGATTCAAATTGATTGATACTCTTTACTTtacttcatattatatatatggacGAGAGAATTGAAAATAGAGGAAGTAAGAAAAAATAACATGGTTTCATACAGAGTATCATTTTggattcataatattaatcaaaggttgattaattattacttgggtttggactagcatccattgacgttgtttgaagtgtagtgtggactacctaagagacggtcatacttttgatcgtaagtttctctccgtctcatcaatttctccaagaaaggtatatcgttaactcctcttttgttttatattcatgacaattattatggtgtaactggattattgggaaagattaatcgtgtgcatgtttcattaaataagtgaatatttaatcttgtaaaattttgttcataaaataataaaagattattatttttactatccgctgcgttaatatgAAATTGGTAAAAGTATACACGGTTATCCATCACATCATTGCAACTCAAATCAGATTCGCAAATCATGATGAAGATTGTAAAATTCGCTAGGATTAGTCGGTTGGGATCTTGTAAGGAATAATCATCAAAGTCTTGGAAAGCATCTTTGGCCTCCGTTGTCAACGCAAAATCGGTTTCATctaaacaacccttcaatgttgaaCAATAAACTAcacaatcacacacacacacacacacactttaaCAATGATATAATTAGCTTATGATATAAATAGAAGAACACATAGTAATATGCACAATGAATTATGTGCTTTTCTGGGATATATTAACTTGATGGAAACTAACATATAAATAGAGTTACATGGAAAATAAAATAACATAAAGTACACTGCACACCAACAATAAAGTCACCATTTGCTTCACTGTGACAGAATAAAAGTAGTAATAAAGTAAACTACAACTAACCCACTAACTTATTTAAAGCATAAGATAATAAGGATAGTGACCAGAACTTGGTATAGTGATTTTGTAATGATGTTGCCCCTATGTCGATGATGATGTTGCCAACTTGCCACTTTTAACACTCCCCTTCAACATCAACACTCTTCATTCCTAGCTGACGGCAAAATTGTTCAAATTTGCTGCCAACCAAACTTTTTGTAAATATGTCTGCAACTTGATTTTCTGTTCGAACATGCCCCAGATTGACCTCTCCCTTTAATACCTTCTCGCGTATGAAATGATAATGAACTTCCACATGTTTTGTTCTAGCATGAAAAACTGGATTTTCAGCGAGACGAATTGAAGACATATTATCACAAGATAGAGGAACTCCATGTTCGACTTCTTGATGTAATTCTGATAATAACTGCACGATCCAGGTAACTTCCTGAGCTTCCATAGCTGCTACACGATATTCTGCTTTTGTAGTTGATAAAGAAACCGTTGGTTGCCTTTTACTGCACCACGAAACAGCTCCATCTCTGAGTAGGAACACGAAACCGGTGGTTGATCTTCGAGTATCATGATCTCCAGCGTAATCAGCATCACAGTAACCAACTATCTTGCATTCTCCACCCTTCTTGAACATTACACCACGTCTTAGTGTTCCTTTGATAAACCTCAGTATGTGTCGAACCACTTCTAGATGATATTTCTTTGGACTTTGCATGTAGTGGCTCATTACACTTACAGCAAACGAGATGTCGGGTCTAGTCAACGTGAGATAAATAaggctactgataatgctaaaaacgaacatatatttcatagcattattcctcaagaaagacaagcttttagttgcaattgttctatttacaagtgatattcgtttaaataatgaaaggtgaagacaaaagacagattcgacgaattgaagacgcaaacgaccaaaaagctcaaaagtacaaaagacaatcaaagaggttccaattattgataagaaacgtctcgaaattacaagagtacaagattcaaaacgcaaagtacaagatattaaattgtacgcaaggacgttcaaaaatccggaaccgggaccagagtcaactctcaacgctcgacgcaacggactaaaaattacaagtcaactatgcacataaatataatataatatttaaataattcttataattatttatatattatataaataataaaaatccgtcggcaagaaagactccaaaatgggtgagctgtatttacaaactccgcgactcgcggagtttgaaggcaaaaagggctacgagtcgcggagccccaaattctgaaactccttataaaagcaaacgaattctgatcgcataacatatatatccatctctctatctatatacgtaatatttatatttataatttatattttaattttaattttaattataattctaataataagggtatgttagcgaatgttgtaagggtgtaagtcgaaattctgtccgtgtaacgctacactatttttaatcattgtaagttatgttcaacctttttatattaatgtctcgtagctaagttattattatgcttatttaaaacgaagtaatcatgatgttgggctaattactaaaattgggtaattgggctttgtaccataattggggtttggacaaaagaacgacacttgtggaaattagactatgggctattaatgggctttatatttgtttaactaaatgatagtttgttaatgttaatataaagaattacaattgggcgtccctataaattaccatatacactcgatcggacacgatgggcggggtatttatatgtacgaataatcgttcatttaaccggatacgggaatggattaatagccactagaataattaaaacaggggtgaaattatgtacaaggacacttggtataattgataacaaaatattaaaaccttggattacactcagtcgacatcctggtgtaattattaaacaaagtattaaaatcttgttacagtttaagtccccaattagttggaatatttaacttcgggtataaggataatttgatgaggacactcgcactttatatttatgactaatggactgttatggacaaaaaccagacggacatattaaataatccaggacaaaggacaattaacccatgggaataaactaaaaatcaacacgtcaaacatcatgattacggaagtttaaataagcataattcttttatttcatatttaatttcctttattttatatttaattgcacttctaattatcgcatttttattgttattgtatttaattgcacttttaattatcgtactttttaattatcgcaagtttattttaccgcatttttattaatcgcaatttcattatcgttatttaatttacgctttaaattaagtcttgtatttatttattattttacatttggttttaactgcgactaaagttttaaaatcgacaaaccggtcattaaacggtaaaaacccccctttataataataatattacttatatatatatttgtatttttataaaagtaaactaatatagcgttaagctttgtttaaagattttccctgtggaacgaaccggacttactaaaaactacactactctacgattaggtacactgcctataagtgttgtagcaaggtttaagtatatccattctctaaataaataaatatcttgtgtaaaattgtatcgtatttaatagtatttttcttgtaaaatttaatagtattttatatacacctcgcataacatcaagttatttttggcgtcgctgccggggaacaatcaaacttaaaagccggaagcgcaacgctaaataaataaaaaaaagggatttttagtttacttttattaaaattcatttttataaaaatacgttttaaatattcaaaaatataaaaagaaaaaaaatataagtatttttaagattatgttaaatatttaagttttataaagtttctttatttttatataagttttatttaagtattttgtttttatttaaaacataaaacataaaaaaaaggtCAAATTTtcaactgtaccagagttgaattttggaaccccgcgactcgcggggtttgctgcttggaataccgtgaCTCGCAgagacactctgacaccgacagaaccctaatttagcatttattacgggtaattattaattattattattattaaccctagttaattattattattataattagttttactttttatttaatttatataattagttaaattagtttaattaaattataaaattaatagttttaataaataaataatataaaaataatatttttataaaaattgtattttttacaactttttgtatatttttatattttgtccctttttaatcgttttagcgtaatatttgtatttttagctcatatttagttttaaacttagttttgccatagttattttcacttctagatttttaggctttgccgtagaattccttaagtgctttttctttagactaagatttaggtactttagaattttacgacgcctttttaagttttagtttctttttaagttatttccatttgagatttagttttttcctgtaagctttaatatttttagacgacttttacctatgtatcaattatcattctaattagtaatctcaatttgcgattataattttaagttagttgtagtaataaggttaggttagtcaagtgtttttttaagtgttataagtttcttttatttttccgtcaccttttatttttcaaccatttttctttttcgacctttttccgacgcgctctttttctttcttatttctcgctattctagttttaggacatagatttttattctacttcttatctaaatttcttaaaattacgaaaatttattttaagtggttaaattgatagacatcaaaattttctggttcgtagtaataattggatttgtacgtggaccgggttattggagccaaacagtcctcaattatattgagaccaaacgaatcctgcccctctgctgcatcttttggct
This window of the Rutidosis leptorrhynchoides isolate AG116_Rl617_1_P2 chromosome 7, CSIRO_AGI_Rlap_v1, whole genome shotgun sequence genome carries:
- the LOC139859837 gene encoding secreted RxLR effector protein 161-like; amino-acid sequence: MSHYMQSPKKYHLEVVRHILRFIKGTLRRGVMFKKGGECKIVGYCDADYAGDHDTRRSTTGFVFLLRDGAVSWCSKRQPTVSLSTTKAEYRVAAMEAQEVTWIVQLLSELHQEVEHGVPLSCDNMSSIRLAENPVFHARTKHVEVHYHFIREKVLKGEVNLGHVRTENQVADIFTKSLVGSKFEQFCRQLGMKSVDVEGEC